The following are from one region of the Cytophagia bacterium CHB2 genome:
- a CDS encoding T9SS type A sorting domain-containing protein — MSNATTQNSNPTPGNAKFVFTKDGGTQNLTLSNVTYGGGGLPIQVDSATTLNMDTTAVGGNGTFILSQNATLATAHAGGIAGAVQSTGALTFNEAASYILNGTVAQVTSTLMPDTVNGLAINNEAGVVLSQATVINGVLRLMAGEFDNTIPFKLGPNGSISYEGGRLKVPVSVEERESELPKEFALFQNYPNPFNPSTTIRYHLPARARVTMKIYDVMGHEVAELMNGKPHEAGAFDFVWHAKGVTSGVYYLRISAGDFTAAQKLVLLK; from the coding sequence GGCGGTACTCAGAACCTGACGCTCTCGAATGTGACATATGGCGGCGGCGGCTTGCCGATTCAGGTCGATAGCGCAACAACATTGAACATGGACACGACTGCCGTCGGCGGCAACGGCACTTTTATCCTGAGCCAAAACGCCACTCTGGCAACGGCACACGCCGGTGGTATTGCCGGCGCCGTGCAGTCCACCGGGGCGCTCACGTTCAACGAGGCAGCGAGTTATATCTTGAACGGAACCGTTGCGCAAGTCACCAGCACGCTCATGCCGGACACGGTGAATGGCCTGGCCATCAACAACGAAGCCGGTGTGGTGCTGTCACAGGCAACGGTGATCAACGGCGTGTTGCGGCTCATGGCAGGCGAGTTCGACAATACCATTCCATTCAAGCTCGGCCCCAACGGCTCGATTTCGTATGAAGGCGGAAGACTCAAGGTGCCGGTTTCGGTCGAGGAACGCGAGTCGGAACTTCCGAAGGAATTTGCCCTGTTCCAAAATTATCCCAATCCGTTCAATCCCTCCACCACGATTCGTTATCACTTGCCCGCACGGGCCCGCGTCACCATGAAGATCTATGACGTCATGGGTCACGAAGTCGCGGAGTTGATGAACGGCAAGCCGCACGAGGCCGGCGCTTTTGATTTCGTGTGGCATGCGAAGGGAGTGACCAGCGGCGTGTATTACCTGCGCATTTCCGCCGGTGATTTTACCGCCGCGCAGAAACTCGTGCTGCTGAAGTAA